In Raphanus sativus cultivar WK10039 chromosome 5, ASM80110v3, whole genome shotgun sequence, the following proteins share a genomic window:
- the LOC108862767 gene encoding uncharacterized protein LOC108862767 isoform X2: MTEPMWSDDQPSPTPSPEPVANSHRQRCRSVFELLVQREISPRTRRSVPRKRWGVNRCGSAADSSCGTSSELGHNLISWVEADSLQHLSAKYCPLVPPPRSTIAAAFSSDGRTLASTHGDHTVKIIDCETGKCLKVLSGHRRTPWVVRFHPRYSEIVASGSLDHEVRLWNAKTSECIRSHDFYKPIASIAFHAEGDLLAVASGHKLHIWDYNKRGEDSSPAIVLKTRRSLRAVHFHPHGVPLLLTAEVTDIDSSDSAMTRATSPGYLRYPPPAIFFTNTQSGSRTSVAAELPLVPLPYLVLPSYSADDPRIQHSTGTTGPRNVQSRFQSNQSSSRTMSPPTLPLAMSGDLAGSFHVPENSSSSSFAAQAGARTSTTSVDAMDIDEAQPTGRNRIPSQSVPLEFGQLQQLVHLRDRVSWELPFLQGWLMAQSQAGANSGVLSTGNNSGHASSTRHTGSSAPHSSTASLEAAVASLEIPGGVNLYGSTARGDSRDRSSQSRFSGSGLAEGISSRNTQHAGTDAQPVVNRIPSELASSIAAAELPCTVKLRVWSHDIKDPCAILKSEKCRLAIHHAVLCSEMGAHFSPCGRYLAACVACVIPHTETDPGLQTLVQQDSGLATSPTRHPVTAHHVMYELRVYSLEKETFGSVLVSRAIRAAHCLTSIQFSPNSEHILLAYGRRHGSLLKSIVSDGETTSHFFTVLEIYRVSDMELVRVLPSSEDEVNVACFHPSPGGGLVYGTKEGKLRIFRYNTAVASNLTAPNSSPEKNLAEVQTYALEC, from the exons ATGACGGAACCTATGTGGTCAGACGATCAACCTTCTCCGACACCATCACCAGAACCTGTGGCTAATTCCCATCGCCAAAG GTGTAGGAGCGTCTTCGAGTTACTGGTCCAGAGAGAGATTTCACCTAGAACAAGAAGGTCTGTGCCAAGGAAACGATGGGGAGTTAACCGATGCGGTTCTGCTGCTGATTCTTCCTGTGGAACCAGTAGCGAGCTGGGACATAATCTTATTTCATG GGTCGAGGCAGACTCATTGCAGCATTTATCTGCTAAGTACTGTCCTCTTGTACCTCCTCCACGGTCAACTATTGCAGCAGCTTTTAGTTCTGATGGAAGAACTCTTGCTTCTACTCA tGGTGACCACACTGTAAAGATCATTGATTGTGAGACTGGAAAATGCTTAAAAGTTCTGAGCGGCCATCGGAGGACACCCTGGGTG GTCAGATTCCACCCACGCTATTCAGAAATAGTTGCTAGTGGAAGCTTAGATCATGAGGTGCGCTTATGGAATGCAAAAACTTCCGAGTGTATTAGATCTCATGATTTCT ATAAACCTATTGCTTCTATAGCTTTCCACGCTGAAGGTGATTTACTTGCTGTTGCATCTGGTCATAAG TTGCACATATGGGATTACAATAAGAGAGGGGAAGACTCATCGCCAGCAATTGTATTGAAGACAAGGCGTTCTCTGAGAGCTGTACACTTTCATCCACATGGGGTCCCTCTTCTCTTAACAGCAGAG GTTACTGACATTGATTCATCAGACTCCGCAATGACTAGAGCAACATCTCCAGGTTATCTGCGATATCCGCCCCCTGCTATTTTCTTCACCAACACGCAGAGTGGCAGTCGTACTAGTGTGGCAGCTGAACTGCCACTGGTGCCACTACCTTACTTGGTTTTGCCTTCATATTCTGCTGATGATCCAAGAATCCAACACTCAACTGGTACTACTGGTCCAAGGAATGTACAATCAAGGTTTCAAAGTAATCAAAGTTCCAGCAGAACAATGTCTCCTCCCACTCTTCCCTTGGCTATGTCCGGGGATCTTGCGGGTTCCTTTCATGTCCCAGAAAACTCTTCGAGCAGCAGTTTTGCTGCCCAAGCTGGAGCTAGAACTTCGACCACTTCAGTTGATGCCATGGATATAGATGAAGCTCAACCTACCGGACGAAATAGAATTCCCAGTCAATcggtaccacttgagtttggaCAACTTCAGCAATTAGTTCACCTCAGAGACAGAGTTTCGTGGGAGTTACCTTTTCTACAAGGGTGGTTGATGGCTCAGAGCCAGGCTGGTGCTAACTCTGGGGTTCTTTCTACTGGTAATAATAGTGGTCATGCGAGCTCAACTCGTCATACAGGTTCTTCAGCACCTCATTCATCCACAGCCAGTCTAGAGGCTGCAGTGGCGTCATTAGAAATTCCTGGTGGCGTTAACTTATACGGGTCTACTGCAAGAGGCGACTCCCGGGACCGAAGTTCACAGTCCCGCTTTTCAGGATCTGGTTTAGCAGAAGGTATTTCCTCTCGTAACACTCAACACGCAGGAACTGATGCTCAACCTGTCGTTAACAGAATCCCGTCTGAACTGGCTTCTTCGATTGCTGCTGCAGAGTTGCCTTGTACTGTCAAACTGAGAGTGTGGTCACATGACATCAAAGACCCATGTGCAATACTCAAGTCTGAAAAATGTCGATTGGCAATACATCATGCTGTTCTTTGCAG TGAAATGGGAGCCCATTTCTCGCCATGTGGGAGATATTTAGCAGCCTGTGTTGCGTGTGTTATACCTCATACTGAGACTGATCCTGGTTTGCAGACTCTGGTCCAACAAGATTCAGGGCTTGCAACTTCCCCTACTCGACATCCTGTAACAGCACACCATGTCATGTATGAACTTCGTGTGTATTCTCTCGAAAAGGAAAC ATTTGGTTCAGTACTTGTGTCAAGGGCAATTAGGGCTGCACATTGCTTGACCTCTATCCAG TTCTCACCGAACTCCGAGCACATATTGCTCGCATATGGGCGGCGTCATGGTTCTCTATTGAAGAGCATTGTGAGTGATGGAGAAACAACATCACATTTTTTCACAGTGTTGGAG ATTTACAGAGTTTCAGATATGGAACTGGTGAGAGTACTACCTAGCTCAGAGGATGAAGTTAATGTTGCTTGCTTTCATCCTTCACCAGGAGGGGGTCTTGTTTATGGAACAAAG GAGGGGAAGCTAAGGATCTTCCGGTACAACACAGCTGTTGCTTCCAACCTCACTGCACCCAACAGCTCACCTGAGAAGAACCTGGCCGAG GTGCAGACCTATGCATTAGAATGCTAA
- the LOC108862767 gene encoding uncharacterized protein LOC108862767 isoform X3, whose product MTEPMWSDDQPSPTPSPEPVANSHRQRCRSVFELLVQREISPRTRRSVPRKRWGVNRCGSAADSSCGTSSELGHNLISWVEADSLQHLSAKYCPLVPPPRSTIAAAFSSDGRTLASTHGDHTVKIIDCETGKCLKVLSGHRRTPWVVRFHPRYSEIVASGSLDHEVRLWNAKTSECIRSHDFYKPIASIAFHAEGDLLAVASGHKLHIWDYNKRGEDSSPAIVLKTRRSLRAVHFHPHGVPLLLTAEVTDIDSSDSAMTRATSPGYLRYPPPAIFFTNTQSGSRTSVAAELPLVPLPYLVLPSYSADDPRIQHSTGTTGPRNVQSRFQSNQSSSRTMSPPTLPLAMSGDLAGSFHVPENSSSSSFAAQAGARTSTTSVDAMDIDEAQPTGRNRIPSQSVPLEFGQLQQLVHLRDRVSWELPFLQGWLMAQSQAGANSGVLSTGNNSGHASSTRHTGSSAPHSSTASLEAAVASLEIPGGVNLYGSTARGDSRDRSSQSRFSGSGLAEELPCTVKLRVWSHDIKDPCAILKSEKCRLAIHHAVLCSEMGAHFSPCGRYLAACVACVIPHTETDPGLQTLVQQDSGLATSPTRHPVTAHHVMYELRVYSLEKETFGSVLVSRAIRAAHCLTSIQFSPNSEHILLAYGRRHGSLLKSIVSDGETTSHFFTVLEIYRVSDMELVRVLPSSEDEVNVACFHPSPGGGLVYGTKEGKLRIFRYNTAVASNLTAPNSSPEKNLAEVELLRRCRPMH is encoded by the exons ATGACGGAACCTATGTGGTCAGACGATCAACCTTCTCCGACACCATCACCAGAACCTGTGGCTAATTCCCATCGCCAAAG GTGTAGGAGCGTCTTCGAGTTACTGGTCCAGAGAGAGATTTCACCTAGAACAAGAAGGTCTGTGCCAAGGAAACGATGGGGAGTTAACCGATGCGGTTCTGCTGCTGATTCTTCCTGTGGAACCAGTAGCGAGCTGGGACATAATCTTATTTCATG GGTCGAGGCAGACTCATTGCAGCATTTATCTGCTAAGTACTGTCCTCTTGTACCTCCTCCACGGTCAACTATTGCAGCAGCTTTTAGTTCTGATGGAAGAACTCTTGCTTCTACTCA tGGTGACCACACTGTAAAGATCATTGATTGTGAGACTGGAAAATGCTTAAAAGTTCTGAGCGGCCATCGGAGGACACCCTGGGTG GTCAGATTCCACCCACGCTATTCAGAAATAGTTGCTAGTGGAAGCTTAGATCATGAGGTGCGCTTATGGAATGCAAAAACTTCCGAGTGTATTAGATCTCATGATTTCT ATAAACCTATTGCTTCTATAGCTTTCCACGCTGAAGGTGATTTACTTGCTGTTGCATCTGGTCATAAG TTGCACATATGGGATTACAATAAGAGAGGGGAAGACTCATCGCCAGCAATTGTATTGAAGACAAGGCGTTCTCTGAGAGCTGTACACTTTCATCCACATGGGGTCCCTCTTCTCTTAACAGCAGAG GTTACTGACATTGATTCATCAGACTCCGCAATGACTAGAGCAACATCTCCAGGTTATCTGCGATATCCGCCCCCTGCTATTTTCTTCACCAACACGCAGAGTGGCAGTCGTACTAGTGTGGCAGCTGAACTGCCACTGGTGCCACTACCTTACTTGGTTTTGCCTTCATATTCTGCTGATGATCCAAGAATCCAACACTCAACTGGTACTACTGGTCCAAGGAATGTACAATCAAGGTTTCAAAGTAATCAAAGTTCCAGCAGAACAATGTCTCCTCCCACTCTTCCCTTGGCTATGTCCGGGGATCTTGCGGGTTCCTTTCATGTCCCAGAAAACTCTTCGAGCAGCAGTTTTGCTGCCCAAGCTGGAGCTAGAACTTCGACCACTTCAGTTGATGCCATGGATATAGATGAAGCTCAACCTACCGGACGAAATAGAATTCCCAGTCAATcggtaccacttgagtttggaCAACTTCAGCAATTAGTTCACCTCAGAGACAGAGTTTCGTGGGAGTTACCTTTTCTACAAGGGTGGTTGATGGCTCAGAGCCAGGCTGGTGCTAACTCTGGGGTTCTTTCTACTGGTAATAATAGTGGTCATGCGAGCTCAACTCGTCATACAGGTTCTTCAGCACCTCATTCATCCACAGCCAGTCTAGAGGCTGCAGTGGCGTCATTAGAAATTCCTGGTGGCGTTAACTTATACGGGTCTACTGCAAGAGGCGACTCCCGGGACCGAAGTTCACAGTCCCGCTTTTCAGGATCTGGTTTAGCAGAAG AGTTGCCTTGTACTGTCAAACTGAGAGTGTGGTCACATGACATCAAAGACCCATGTGCAATACTCAAGTCTGAAAAATGTCGATTGGCAATACATCATGCTGTTCTTTGCAG TGAAATGGGAGCCCATTTCTCGCCATGTGGGAGATATTTAGCAGCCTGTGTTGCGTGTGTTATACCTCATACTGAGACTGATCCTGGTTTGCAGACTCTGGTCCAACAAGATTCAGGGCTTGCAACTTCCCCTACTCGACATCCTGTAACAGCACACCATGTCATGTATGAACTTCGTGTGTATTCTCTCGAAAAGGAAAC ATTTGGTTCAGTACTTGTGTCAAGGGCAATTAGGGCTGCACATTGCTTGACCTCTATCCAG TTCTCACCGAACTCCGAGCACATATTGCTCGCATATGGGCGGCGTCATGGTTCTCTATTGAAGAGCATTGTGAGTGATGGAGAAACAACATCACATTTTTTCACAGTGTTGGAG ATTTACAGAGTTTCAGATATGGAACTGGTGAGAGTACTACCTAGCTCAGAGGATGAAGTTAATGTTGCTTGCTTTCATCCTTCACCAGGAGGGGGTCTTGTTTATGGAACAAAG GAGGGGAAGCTAAGGATCTTCCGGTACAACACAGCTGTTGCTTCCAACCTCACTGCACCCAACAGCTCACCTGAGAAGAACCTGGCCGAGGTAGAGTTACTGAGAAG GTGCAGACCTATGCATTAG
- the LOC108862767 gene encoding uncharacterized protein LOC108862767 isoform X1 gives MTEPMWSDDQPSPTPSPEPVANSHRQRCRSVFELLVQREISPRTRRSVPRKRWGVNRCGSAADSSCGTSSELGHNLISWVEADSLQHLSAKYCPLVPPPRSTIAAAFSSDGRTLASTHGDHTVKIIDCETGKCLKVLSGHRRTPWVVRFHPRYSEIVASGSLDHEVRLWNAKTSECIRSHDFYKPIASIAFHAEGDLLAVASGHKLHIWDYNKRGEDSSPAIVLKTRRSLRAVHFHPHGVPLLLTAEVTDIDSSDSAMTRATSPGYLRYPPPAIFFTNTQSGSRTSVAAELPLVPLPYLVLPSYSADDPRIQHSTGTTGPRNVQSRFQSNQSSSRTMSPPTLPLAMSGDLAGSFHVPENSSSSSFAAQAGARTSTTSVDAMDIDEAQPTGRNRIPSQSVPLEFGQLQQLVHLRDRVSWELPFLQGWLMAQSQAGANSGVLSTGNNSGHASSTRHTGSSAPHSSTASLEAAVASLEIPGGVNLYGSTARGDSRDRSSQSRFSGSGLAEGISSRNTQHAGTDAQPVVNRIPSELASSIAAAELPCTVKLRVWSHDIKDPCAILKSEKCRLAIHHAVLCSEMGAHFSPCGRYLAACVACVIPHTETDPGLQTLVQQDSGLATSPTRHPVTAHHVMYELRVYSLEKETFGSVLVSRAIRAAHCLTSIQFSPNSEHILLAYGRRHGSLLKSIVSDGETTSHFFTVLEIYRVSDMELVRVLPSSEDEVNVACFHPSPGGGLVYGTKEGKLRIFRYNTAVASNLTAPNSSPEKNLAEVELLRRCRPMH, from the exons ATGACGGAACCTATGTGGTCAGACGATCAACCTTCTCCGACACCATCACCAGAACCTGTGGCTAATTCCCATCGCCAAAG GTGTAGGAGCGTCTTCGAGTTACTGGTCCAGAGAGAGATTTCACCTAGAACAAGAAGGTCTGTGCCAAGGAAACGATGGGGAGTTAACCGATGCGGTTCTGCTGCTGATTCTTCCTGTGGAACCAGTAGCGAGCTGGGACATAATCTTATTTCATG GGTCGAGGCAGACTCATTGCAGCATTTATCTGCTAAGTACTGTCCTCTTGTACCTCCTCCACGGTCAACTATTGCAGCAGCTTTTAGTTCTGATGGAAGAACTCTTGCTTCTACTCA tGGTGACCACACTGTAAAGATCATTGATTGTGAGACTGGAAAATGCTTAAAAGTTCTGAGCGGCCATCGGAGGACACCCTGGGTG GTCAGATTCCACCCACGCTATTCAGAAATAGTTGCTAGTGGAAGCTTAGATCATGAGGTGCGCTTATGGAATGCAAAAACTTCCGAGTGTATTAGATCTCATGATTTCT ATAAACCTATTGCTTCTATAGCTTTCCACGCTGAAGGTGATTTACTTGCTGTTGCATCTGGTCATAAG TTGCACATATGGGATTACAATAAGAGAGGGGAAGACTCATCGCCAGCAATTGTATTGAAGACAAGGCGTTCTCTGAGAGCTGTACACTTTCATCCACATGGGGTCCCTCTTCTCTTAACAGCAGAG GTTACTGACATTGATTCATCAGACTCCGCAATGACTAGAGCAACATCTCCAGGTTATCTGCGATATCCGCCCCCTGCTATTTTCTTCACCAACACGCAGAGTGGCAGTCGTACTAGTGTGGCAGCTGAACTGCCACTGGTGCCACTACCTTACTTGGTTTTGCCTTCATATTCTGCTGATGATCCAAGAATCCAACACTCAACTGGTACTACTGGTCCAAGGAATGTACAATCAAGGTTTCAAAGTAATCAAAGTTCCAGCAGAACAATGTCTCCTCCCACTCTTCCCTTGGCTATGTCCGGGGATCTTGCGGGTTCCTTTCATGTCCCAGAAAACTCTTCGAGCAGCAGTTTTGCTGCCCAAGCTGGAGCTAGAACTTCGACCACTTCAGTTGATGCCATGGATATAGATGAAGCTCAACCTACCGGACGAAATAGAATTCCCAGTCAATcggtaccacttgagtttggaCAACTTCAGCAATTAGTTCACCTCAGAGACAGAGTTTCGTGGGAGTTACCTTTTCTACAAGGGTGGTTGATGGCTCAGAGCCAGGCTGGTGCTAACTCTGGGGTTCTTTCTACTGGTAATAATAGTGGTCATGCGAGCTCAACTCGTCATACAGGTTCTTCAGCACCTCATTCATCCACAGCCAGTCTAGAGGCTGCAGTGGCGTCATTAGAAATTCCTGGTGGCGTTAACTTATACGGGTCTACTGCAAGAGGCGACTCCCGGGACCGAAGTTCACAGTCCCGCTTTTCAGGATCTGGTTTAGCAGAAGGTATTTCCTCTCGTAACACTCAACACGCAGGAACTGATGCTCAACCTGTCGTTAACAGAATCCCGTCTGAACTGGCTTCTTCGATTGCTGCTGCAGAGTTGCCTTGTACTGTCAAACTGAGAGTGTGGTCACATGACATCAAAGACCCATGTGCAATACTCAAGTCTGAAAAATGTCGATTGGCAATACATCATGCTGTTCTTTGCAG TGAAATGGGAGCCCATTTCTCGCCATGTGGGAGATATTTAGCAGCCTGTGTTGCGTGTGTTATACCTCATACTGAGACTGATCCTGGTTTGCAGACTCTGGTCCAACAAGATTCAGGGCTTGCAACTTCCCCTACTCGACATCCTGTAACAGCACACCATGTCATGTATGAACTTCGTGTGTATTCTCTCGAAAAGGAAAC ATTTGGTTCAGTACTTGTGTCAAGGGCAATTAGGGCTGCACATTGCTTGACCTCTATCCAG TTCTCACCGAACTCCGAGCACATATTGCTCGCATATGGGCGGCGTCATGGTTCTCTATTGAAGAGCATTGTGAGTGATGGAGAAACAACATCACATTTTTTCACAGTGTTGGAG ATTTACAGAGTTTCAGATATGGAACTGGTGAGAGTACTACCTAGCTCAGAGGATGAAGTTAATGTTGCTTGCTTTCATCCTTCACCAGGAGGGGGTCTTGTTTATGGAACAAAG GAGGGGAAGCTAAGGATCTTCCGGTACAACACAGCTGTTGCTTCCAACCTCACTGCACCCAACAGCTCACCTGAGAAGAACCTGGCCGAGGTAGAGTTACTGAGAAG GTGCAGACCTATGCATTAG
- the LOC108836151 gene encoding multiple C2 domain and transmembrane region protein 10 produces MTVPDAKTGTGNEKLVVEIIGAHNLMPKDGEGSSSPFVEVEFEDQRLRTQVKRKDLNPIWNEKLVFHVIDVNELRYKTLEISVFNEKRSPNSRNFLGKVRVTGSSVGREGESVVQLYTLEKRSLFSHVRGELSVKHYVTTDNDGDLGRVNGSGGAKKSKKVSSSVGKQQQQQHIALLNHQQQNQQNGQGQRMLPFYPNQGEMKPLVITALPGPRPGPVLYSNGSSEFSLKETKPRLGGVASGLSSHKDKTSSTYDLVEQMQYLYVRVMKAKDLSLSSEVVSEVKLGNYKGVTKKVSSSNLEWNQVFAFSKETIQSSVVEIFLREVNRNEYSGRVWFDLSEIPTRVPPDSPLAPQWYRIESRNGGGELMVSVWFGTQADEAFAEAWHSKAGNVHIEELSSIKSKVYLSPKLWYLRVSVIEAQDVAVMNKGSGLVRFPELSTKLHVGNQILRTTVSTANPTRSFTNPYWNEDLMFVVAEPFEDCITAVVEDRVSGGQNDVCVGRVQIPVSAVERRTGDKPVGSRWFTLDNGNNNNNNNSNSQFGSRIHLRLSLDGGYHVLDEATMYTSDVRPTAKELWKPHVGLLEIGILGATGLMPMKVRDGKGGGTADSYCVAKYGPKWVRTRTVVDSLCPKWNEQYTWEVNDPCTVVTIGVFDNARVDKSNSNTRDARIGKVRIRLSTLETERVYTHSYPLLVLHATGVKKTGELHLAVRLSCGNAVNMFQMYTLPLLPKMHYTQPLGVHMIERLRYQTLNAVSARLSRAEPPLGREVVEYMLDHDFHVWSMRRSKANFFRLVNVVSSLVWVARLVEAMRSWTKPVCSTVFVAVFLFMVLFPELILPSLFLYAAAVGVWRFRKRPRHPPHMDGRISHAETVFPDELDEEFDTFPTSRGFEVVRMRYDRVRSIAGRIQTVVGDMASQGERAQALLSWRDPRATFIFLVFCLVSAVGFYVVPVKLTVAIAGLYYLRPPRFRRKLPSRGLSFFRRLPSRADSML; encoded by the coding sequence ATGACGGTCCCGGACGCAAAAACCGGCACCGGCAACGAGAAGCTCGTGGTGGAGATTATAGGGGCCCACAACCTCATGCCAAAAGACGGCGAAGGTTCTTCGTCACCTTTCGTGGAAGTCGAGTTCGAGGACCAACGTCTGCGAACTCAGGTCAAACGCAAAGACCTAAACCCGATATGGAACGAGAAGCTCGTCTTCCACGTCATCGACGTCAACGAGCTGCGTTACAAGACACTAGAGATCAGCGTTTTCAACGAGAAGCGTTCTCCCAACAGCAGGAACTTTTTGGGTAAAGTCAGAGTTACGGGGTCTAGCGTTGGACGAGAGGGAGAATCAGTGGTTCAGCTGTACACGCTCGAAAAGAGAAGCCTTTTCTCGCACGTGCGAGGAGAGCTCAGCGTAAAACACTACGTCACAACTGATAACGATGGAGATCTCGGTCGGGTTAACGGGTCGGGTGGTGCAAAGAAAAGCAAGAAAGTGAGCTCTTCGGTGGgtaagcagcagcagcaacaacataTAGCTCTTCTCAATCACCAGCAACAGAATCAACAAAACGGTCAAGGACAGAGGATGCTACCTTTTTATCCAAACCAAGGAGAGATGAAACCTCTTGTGATAACCGCTCTTCCCGGTCCAAGACCCGGACCCGTCCTTTACTCAAACGGGTCGAGTGAGTTTTCGCTTAAGGAGACAAAGCCTCGTCTCGGAGGAGTTGCTAGTGGTTTGAGCAGTCACAAGGACAAAACAAGCTCGACGTACGACCTAGTTGAGCAAATGCAGTACCTTTACGTAAGAGTCATGAAAGCTAAAGACTTGTCTTTATCCAGTGAAGTCGTGTCGGAAGTGAAGCTAGGTAATTACAAGGGAGTTACTAAAAAAGTTAGTTCGAGTAACTTGGAGTGGAATCAAGTGTTTGCATTTTCTAAAGAAACCATTCAGTCATCTGTAGTTGAGATTTTCCTCAGAGAAGTTAACCGAAACGAATATTCCGGTCGGGTCTGGTTCGATTTAAGTGAAATCCCCACCCGGGTACCTCCGGATAGTCCGTTAGCTCCGCAATGGTACAGAATAGAGAGTAGAAACGGCGGAGGAGAGCTTATGGTTTCAGTGTGGTTCGGGACTCAAGCAGACGAGGCTTTTGCTGAAGCGTGGCATTCAAAAGCTGGTAACGTCCATATAGAGGAGCTCTCTTCGATCAAATCTAAGGTTTACTTGTCTCCCAAGCTTTGGTACCTTAGGGTTTCGGTCATCGAGGCTCAAGACGTTGCTGTTATGAACAAAGGTTCAGGTCTCGTGAGGTTCCCTGAGCTTTCAACGAAGCTACACGTCGGGAATCAGATCTTACGGACAACAGTCTCCACCGCAAACCCGACCCGGAGCTTCACGAATCCGTATTGGAACGAGGATTTGATGTTTGTGGTTGCGGAGCCGTTCGAGGATTGCATTACAGCTGTCGTGGAGGATCGCGTGTCGGGAGGGCAAAACGATGTTTGTGTCGGAAGGGTTCAGATTCCGGTTTCGGCTGTTGAGAGAAGAACCGGAGATAAACCGGTTGGTTCGAGGTGGTTTACATTAGATAAcggtaacaacaacaacaacaacaacagtaaTAGCCAGTTTGGTTCGAGGATTCATCTGAGGCTGTCGCTAGACGGTGGCTACCATGTTTTGGACGAGGCAACGATGTATACCAGCGACGTTAGACCGACGGCGAAAGAGCTTTGGAAACCGCATGTCGGGCTTTTAGAGATTGGGATTCTCGGTGCGACGGGTCTAATGCCTATGAAGGTTAGAGACGGGAAAGGCGGTGGAACCGCTGACTCGTACTGCGTGGCTAAGTACGGTCCTAAGTGGGTGAGAACAAGAACCGTTGTGGACAGTCTTTGTCCTAAGTGGAACGAGCAGTATACTTGGGAAGTAAACGACCCATGCACGGTTGTAACCATCGGTGTTTTTGATAACGCTCGAGTTGACAAGAGTAACAGCAACACGCGAGATGCGCGGATTGGGAAAGTCAGGATAAGGTTGTCTACGCTGGAGACAGAACGTGTTTACACGCATTCGTATCCGTTGCTTGTGCTGCACGCTACTGGAGTCAAGAAAACCGGTGAGCTTCATTTGGCGGTTAGGTTATCGTGCGGTAACGCCGTCAATATGTTTCAGATGTATACACTGCCTCTGCTTCCGAAGATGCATTATACACAGCCGTTAGGCGTTCACATGATTGAGCGTTTGCGTTACCAGACGCTAAACGCGGTTTCGGCGAGGCTGAGTAGAGCAGAGCCGCCTTTGGGACGTGAGGTTGTTGAGTACATGCTTGATCACGATTTTCACGTTTGGAGTATGAGAAGGAGCAAAGCTAATTTTTTCCGTCTGGTTAACGTTGTTTCGAGTTTGGTCTGGGTTGCGAGATTGGTCGAAGCTATGAGAAGTTGGACCAAACCGGTTTGCTCGACGGTTTTCGTTGCGGTGTTCTTGTTTATGGTTTTGTTTCCGGAGCTTATATTGCCGTCTTTGTTTCTCTACGCGGCTGCTGTTGGCGTTTGGCGTTTCAGGAAACGGCCTAGGCATCCGCCGCACATGGACGGGCGTATCTCACACGCGGAAACCGTGTTTCCCGACGAGCTTGACGAAGAGTTCGACACGTTTCCGACGAGCAGAGGGTTTGAAGTTGTGAGAATGAGGTACGATCGTGTCAGGAGCATCGCCGGGAGGATTCAGACGGTGGTCGGTGACATGGCGAGTCAGGGAGAGAGAGCACAGGCGTTGCTGAGCTGGCGTGATCCTCGCGCGACGTTTATCTTCTTGGTGTTCTGTTTAGTCTCTGCGGTTGGGTTTTACGTCGTGCCGGTTAAGTTAACCGTGGCTATTGCTGGTTTGTATTATCTGAGACCGCCTCGGTTCAGGAGGAAGCTACCGTCGCGTGGGCTTAGCTTCTTTAGGCGGTTGCCGTCTAGAGCGGATAGCATGCTTTAG